From the Burkholderia glumae LMG 2196 = ATCC 33617 genome, one window contains:
- a CDS encoding YqgE/AlgH family protein, translating into MSKSSDRINLTNQFLIAMPSMADPTFAGTVVYLCDHSERGALGLVINRPTDIDLESLFNRIDLKLEIEPLLHIPVYFGGPVQTERGFVLHEPVEGSTYSSSMTVEGGLEMTTSKDVLEAVASGSGPKRFLLTLGHAGWGAGQLEDEISKNGWLTVAADPRIVFDTPAEERFEAALGLLGVSSTMLSGEAGHA; encoded by the coding sequence GCCATGCCCAGCATGGCCGATCCGACGTTCGCCGGGACGGTGGTCTATCTTTGCGATCACAGCGAGCGCGGCGCGCTCGGCCTCGTCATCAACCGTCCCACCGACATCGACCTCGAATCGCTGTTCAACCGCATCGACCTCAAGCTCGAGATCGAGCCGCTGCTGCACATTCCCGTCTATTTCGGCGGCCCGGTGCAGACCGAGCGCGGCTTCGTGCTGCACGAGCCGGTGGAGGGCAGCACCTACAGTTCGTCGATGACGGTAGAGGGCGGGCTCGAGATGACGACGTCGAAGGACGTGCTCGAGGCGGTCGCCTCGGGCAGCGGCCCGAAACGCTTCCTGTTGACGCTCGGCCATGCCGGCTGGGGCGCCGGCCAGCTCGAGGATGAAATCTCGAAGAACGGCTGGCTGACCGTGGCGGCCGACCCGCGCATCGTGTTCGACACGCCGGCCGAGGAGCGCTTCGAAGCCGCGCTCGGCCTGCTCGGCGTGTCCTCGACGATGCTTTCCGGCGAGGCGGGCCACGCATGA